The DNA window CGTGCCGATGAGCGCGGCCGGTGCCGGAATGCGCTTGGCGGAGATCTGCGAACGCGGATGGAAGTCGTGGTACGGCGACACGTGCGCCGGAGGCTGAAGGAGGTTGACCGCCTCGTCCTCCAACTCCCCCACCCGATACAGGTGCGGAAGGCAATCACCCGCGAACCACCGGGTCGCCACACGAAGGCTCGGCGGCGTGTTCGTACTGCTGTCTGTCACGTCGCGGACGGTAATAACCGCTGATCATGGGACGTGTCCTAGCGGGACACACTCCAGGCACTTCACCCAGTCGGGGCAACACCCAGCCGCCAAGCCAGACCTCGCAGCTCCCGGCCTTCATCCGAGTCACGCCGGACGCGGTGAAGCTGGTTCGACACTATTTCTCGGACAAACACATTCGTCCGAATCTTCTGAGGCGTCAACTGTTCCGCCTTGAGCAACGCAGATATGCCGCGCGCCCGCGAAGACTTCTCGGGAAGCAAAGCGCGCCCGAGGTCAGACCAAAATGCGGCCTGCCGATGTGCCACTCGAAGTGGCTGCGGCGGGCGTCCCCGCTGCGCCAGCTCAGCAACCTTGGGGCCGTACCCGAGTTCGACACCGATCGAAACCCGCCAGATGTCGACATTGGTCCGGGTGAAGTCCGTCCGCGTCCAGGGGCGATCATCAGTGTCTATGATCGCGGCAAGTTCCGCGGCCTCACCCAGGCGCCCCAGAGCTGTATCCTCATCTCCAACCACTGCGGATGCCATCGCTGCCGTGAGATTCGCCATGCCTCGAAGGTGCTTTGGTACCTGCATGTCATCAGCGATAGCCGATGCCAGTTCCCGTTGCCGGAACCTGTTGCGGCCGCCGATGATCTGCGCCCGCCGCCATGCCACATCAGCAATAGCTTCAGCGTCTTCGAGTTCTTCCGCTGCTTGTCGCATACGTTCGACAGCAAGAGAGGGGACTCCGGGAATGCCGAGATCGAGCGAGACATACGCAATCGATTTATAGGTTCCGATCAAGCCGAGCAAAGCAGGCCTGCGATAGGTCTGGTCCGCCGCCAGTGCGAGAAGCTCCGGGATCAGCTTCGGCAGCAAGGTCGCTTGTGCCAAGTAATCCGCGTTGGGGCGCAGAACCTTATTGAGCAGGTCGATCTCTGATGCAATTTCACGCCAGGGACGGACTGCAGCGTCTGGTTTTTCGTCTACCCGCCACCCGGTCAGTGCGTCTTCGACACGTCCCATTCCTTCGCGGAGCTCTTCGCCAAGAGGATCACGAGCAGGGTAAGGTTTTCCCACTAAATCCGCAGGTGACACCCGCAGTGTCAGCGCGAGAGAATCAAGCGCTCCCCGCTTGGTGACTGGTTTCTCGCCCCGTTCGATCTTCGCGAGATAGCCGTAACTCAGCCCCGACAACTCGGCGGCGGCGCGAATGGTCAACCCGCGCCGCTCCCGCGCTTCGCGGATGTTCCGGCCGATAGTGGCGTCCATCGCAGGTATCACCCTTCGCGGAATCGACCCCTTCGCGTGCCCCCCGGCCCGTCGACCGGGGGCGTTTGCTCCGCGAGGAGGTACACCACCAGGGTAGCCGTTACCTGACCGGGTGAAATCGGCCAGCTCGGGTGGAGAAATT is part of the Amycolatopsis sp. CA-230715 genome and encodes:
- a CDS encoding helix-turn-helix domain-containing protein: MDATIGRNIREARERRGLTIRAAAELSGLSYGYLAKIERGEKPVTKRGALDSLALTLRVSPADLVGKPYPARDPLGEELREGMGRVEDALTGWRVDEKPDAAVRPWREIASEIDLLNKVLRPNADYLAQATLLPKLIPELLALAADQTYRRPALLGLIGTYKSIAYVSLDLGIPGVPSLAVERMRQAAEELEDAEAIADVAWRRAQIIGGRNRFRQRELASAIADDMQVPKHLRGMANLTAAMASAVVGDEDTALGRLGEAAELAAIIDTDDRPWTRTDFTRTNVDIWRVSIGVELGYGPKVAELAQRGRPPQPLRVAHRQAAFWSDLGRALLPEKSSRARGISALLKAEQLTPQKIRTNVFVREIVSNQLHRVRRDSDEGRELRGLAWRLGVAPTG